From the Phycisphaerales bacterium AB-hyl4 genome, one window contains:
- a CDS encoding ABC1 kinase family protein, producing the protein MFLSLLKSEQVGRYKDIAWVLFKHGGRELADRFGFGEVVDDEWTDGDQKANAEELADDLEKLGPTFVKFGQVLSSRADLLPMTYLKALSRLQDEVEPFAYDEVERIMVEEFGATPSELYATFDVKPMAAASLGQAHRATLADGQRVVVKVLRPGIRERVQADLDALHQIARWIDEHSEFGRRYHFLATIRQFRRSLMRELDYTREADNLRTLSRNLESFERIVVPAPIDELCSDRVLTMQHMDGSKITDITPEQRTHVDGMKLIDELFHAYLKQVLLDGFFHADPHPGNVLLTREGRVAIIDLGMVGHLDESLQENLLNLLMAISEGRSDDAADLAMSVGDSSEVFDPKAFRAGMREVLSEHREQSVGEMETGHLLMDVCRVAGGTGLRIPAPILLLGKALMNLDQIGRTLAPDFDPNEALRRHTVSIVRTRTMRGLRPGQLFTNLMEMKHFTAGLPRRVDRLLDTLADNDLRFKIDAIDEDQLIAGIQKIANRVTAGLVLAALIVGAAMMMSVETDFTIFGYPGLAVLCFFGAAIGGVILLIDVLWMDTGRNKRGRR; encoded by the coding sequence ATGTTCTTATCCCTATTAAAGTCGGAACAGGTCGGCCGATACAAAGACATTGCCTGGGTGCTGTTCAAGCACGGCGGGCGTGAGCTGGCCGACCGCTTCGGCTTCGGCGAAGTCGTCGATGACGAATGGACCGACGGCGACCAGAAAGCCAACGCCGAAGAGTTGGCCGACGACCTTGAAAAGCTCGGCCCGACGTTCGTGAAGTTCGGGCAGGTGCTCTCCAGCCGGGCGGACCTGCTGCCGATGACCTACCTCAAGGCGCTGTCACGGCTACAGGACGAGGTCGAGCCGTTCGCCTATGACGAGGTTGAGCGGATCATGGTCGAGGAGTTCGGCGCGACGCCGAGCGAGCTCTACGCGACGTTTGATGTCAAACCCATGGCGGCGGCATCGTTGGGCCAAGCCCATCGCGCGACGCTCGCCGACGGGCAGCGTGTGGTGGTGAAGGTGCTGCGGCCGGGCATTCGCGAGCGTGTGCAGGCCGACCTTGATGCACTGCACCAGATTGCTCGCTGGATTGACGAGCACAGCGAGTTCGGGCGGCGGTATCATTTTCTCGCAACCATCCGCCAGTTTCGCCGAAGCCTGATGCGCGAGCTTGACTACACGCGTGAGGCAGACAACCTGCGCACGCTCAGTCGTAACCTCGAAAGCTTTGAGCGCATCGTCGTGCCCGCGCCGATTGACGAGCTATGCTCCGATCGCGTGCTGACGATGCAGCACATGGACGGCAGCAAGATCACTGACATCACGCCCGAGCAGCGCACGCATGTCGACGGCATGAAGCTGATCGATGAGCTGTTTCATGCGTACCTCAAACAAGTGTTGCTGGATGGTTTTTTTCATGCTGACCCGCACCCGGGCAACGTGCTGCTGACGCGTGAGGGGCGCGTGGCGATTATCGATCTTGGAATGGTCGGACATCTGGATGAGTCATTGCAGGAGAATCTGCTGAACCTGCTGATGGCGATCAGTGAAGGGCGCAGCGACGACGCGGCCGACCTTGCAATGAGCGTCGGCGACAGCTCCGAAGTGTTCGACCCGAAGGCGTTCCGTGCGGGCATGCGCGAAGTGCTCAGCGAGCATCGCGAACAAAGCGTTGGTGAAATGGAGACCGGCCACCTGTTGATGGACGTCTGCCGTGTTGCAGGCGGCACGGGTCTGCGCATCCCCGCGCCGATTCTGCTACTTGGCAAGGCGCTGATGAACCTGGACCAGATCGGCCGGACGCTCGCGCCGGATTTCGACCCGAACGAAGCGCTCCGCCGACATACCGTGTCGATCGTGCGAACGCGGACGATGCGCGGCCTTCGGCCGGGTCAGTTGTTTACCAACCTGATGGAGATGAAACACTTCACCGCCGGCCTGCCGCGCCGCGTCGATCGGCTGCTCGACACCCTTGCCGACAACGACCTGCGCTTCAAGATTGATGCGATCGATGAAGACCAGTTGATCGCGGGGATTCAGAAGATCGCCAACCGTGTCACTGCCGGGCTTGTGCTCGCGGCGCTGATCGTCGGCGCTGCGATGATGATGAGCGTCGAAACCGATTTCACGATCTTCGGCTACCCGGGCCTGGCTGTGCTGTGCTTCTTCGGCGCCGCGATCGGCGGTGTGATTCTGCTGATCGACGTGCTCTGGATGGACACCGGCCGAAATAAACGAGGCAGACGATGA
- the shc gene encoding squalene--hopene cyclase — translation MIKDDITTNGQYATAEASGDRGGLTAVSSLTESAQATLTRAVDWMFAQQHDDGHWCAELEGDSILQSEYILYKWILGHEDDDRIPKIAAYLRRQQQADGTWAQYPRPGGPSPMDISATVKGYFVLKLMGDDPDAEHMRKAREAILAAGGAERVNSFTKFYLACLGQIEWSAQPSIPPEIVFLPKWFYFHIDKLASWTRTMILPLSIVTTYRPTRRLESDKSINELYVNPKNRRRTVITQDRPHPFWSRFFLGVDRGLKVVHKLGLTPWRKRAIKWIEDWLQRHLMKSDGIGAIFPPMVYIQVAFRCLGYPDDHPILVKARKDLDDFMIHDTETDEIRIQPCFSPVWDTGIASFALTEAGLDRDHPGMARAAKWLVSKECRFEGDWKANVTQDVEPAGWFFEYNNYFYPDVDDTAMVSMALKRIGTEDGIEAGKRGVAWNLVMQNDDGGWAAFDRGAQNRPILDQVPFADHNAMQDPSCPDITGRVFESLGWHGYTAKDAIVQRGIEHIRAHQQYDGCWFGRWGVNYIYGTFEVLCGLHSIHTDMSQDWIQKGGQWLRDHQNEDGSFGESPDTYEDPSLRGQGPPTASQTAWGVMGMMAVYGHEDEAVQRGIRWLCETQIEEGTWDEPWFTGTGFPRVFYLRYHYYRHYFPLMAIGRWLRLRGELPELTA, via the coding sequence CGCCGTCAGCTCGCTTACCGAGTCGGCCCAAGCCACGCTTACCCGAGCCGTGGACTGGATGTTCGCTCAGCAGCACGACGACGGCCACTGGTGCGCCGAGCTCGAAGGCGACTCCATCCTCCAGAGCGAATACATCCTCTACAAGTGGATCCTCGGCCACGAGGACGACGATCGTATTCCGAAGATCGCCGCCTACCTCCGCCGACAGCAGCAAGCAGACGGCACATGGGCCCAATACCCCAGGCCCGGCGGCCCCAGCCCGATGGACATCTCCGCCACCGTCAAGGGCTATTTTGTGCTCAAACTCATGGGCGATGACCCCGACGCCGAGCACATGCGCAAGGCTCGCGAGGCCATTCTCGCCGCCGGCGGCGCGGAGCGGGTCAACAGCTTCACCAAGTTCTACCTCGCGTGTCTCGGTCAGATTGAGTGGTCGGCTCAGCCGAGCATCCCGCCGGAGATCGTGTTCCTGCCGAAGTGGTTTTACTTCCACATCGACAAACTCGCCTCGTGGACACGGACGATGATCCTGCCGCTGTCCATCGTGACGACCTATCGGCCGACGCGACGCTTAGAGTCCGATAAATCTATCAACGAGCTTTACGTCAACCCGAAAAACCGCCGACGCACGGTCATCACGCAGGACCGCCCGCACCCGTTCTGGTCGCGGTTTTTCCTCGGCGTTGACCGCGGGCTCAAGGTGGTGCATAAGCTCGGGCTGACGCCTTGGCGTAAACGGGCGATCAAGTGGATCGAAGACTGGCTGCAACGCCATCTGATGAAGTCCGACGGCATCGGCGCGATCTTCCCGCCGATGGTCTACATCCAGGTCGCCTTCCGCTGCCTCGGCTACCCGGACGATCACCCGATCCTCGTCAAGGCTCGCAAGGATCTTGACGATTTCATGATTCACGACACCGAGACGGACGAGATCCGCATTCAGCCATGCTTCTCGCCGGTGTGGGACACGGGCATCGCGTCGTTTGCATTGACCGAAGCGGGCCTCGACCGCGACCACCCCGGCATGGCCCGGGCAGCGAAGTGGCTGGTGAGCAAGGAATGCCGCTTCGAAGGCGACTGGAAAGCCAACGTCACGCAGGACGTCGAGCCGGCCGGCTGGTTCTTCGAGTACAACAACTACTTCTATCCCGACGTCGACGACACGGCCATGGTTTCCATGGCGCTGAAGCGCATCGGCACGGAGGACGGCATCGAAGCGGGCAAGCGCGGCGTGGCGTGGAACCTCGTCATGCAGAACGACGACGGCGGCTGGGCAGCGTTCGATCGCGGCGCACAGAATCGGCCGATCCTCGACCAGGTTCCGTTCGCCGACCACAACGCCATGCAGGACCCTTCCTGCCCGGACATCACCGGCAGGGTGTTCGAATCGCTCGGCTGGCACGGCTACACCGCCAAGGATGCAATCGTGCAGCGCGGCATCGAACACATTCGCGCCCATCAGCAATACGACGGCTGCTGGTTCGGACGATGGGGCGTCAACTACATCTACGGCACGTTCGAAGTGCTCTGCGGCCTGCACAGCATCCACACCGACATGAGCCAGGACTGGATTCAAAAGGGCGGACAGTGGCTGCGCGATCACCAGAACGAAGACGGCTCGTTCGGCGAATCGCCCGACACGTACGAAGACCCGTCCTTGCGCGGGCAAGGCCCCCCCACCGCCAGCCAGACCGCATGGGGCGTCATGGGCATGATGGCGGTCTACGGCCACGAAGATGAGGCCGTGCAACGCGGCATCCGCTGGCTCTGCGAAACGCAGATCGAAGAAGGCACGTGGGACGAACCGTGGTTCACCGGCACGGGTTTCCCGCGTGTGTTCTACCTGCGGTACCACTATTACCGCCACTACTTCCCGCTGATGGCGATCGGCCGCTGGCTGCGACTGCGTGGCGAGTTGCCCGAGTTGACCGCATGA